A stretch of Arachis hypogaea cultivar Tifrunner chromosome 15, arahy.Tifrunner.gnm2.J5K5, whole genome shotgun sequence DNA encodes these proteins:
- the LOC112749543 gene encoding uncharacterized protein isoform X1: protein MRSPPDPTDSNTTINLEEEKKNKKGKTNFVLFAGVQIISNYRFNHWHKTLFPFFLSCAKMRGSKRLAVSEPNHTDTNETVFRNKRIMEGSLFDVHRAEPSQQTMAVPSLDMRRAESSQKHVRALNTQFASWVQTQLQNHPDELWEDGVRDYLEHAAGIMEKFSDVVNWIKANATKGENLPADVGASFAGKKLSPDVTNKENKTSGEKTGSTTASPASNFASPAMSFGSPAMNFGSPATNFASPATNFSSPVTNFATPLPNFASSAANSASSAANFATPATSWGAGLFSNSQKPFTFGTQNSAPSNNDASDDVDGENDLEQPSSPSVKKSEEKGIIVVHEVKCKLFVKSSDTDVKNVWKDKGMGQLCIKCKEGVSKATKESKPTIIVRNEVGKILLNALLYPGIKTHLQKNTLVAIFHTSDIADGSGENNDSVVARTFLIKVKTEEDRNKLASIIQEYAPGS, encoded by the exons ATGCGTTCCCCACCTGATCCCACGGATTCAAATACAACAATCAATttagaggaagaaaaaaaaaataagaaaggaaaaacaaactttgttttgtttgctggagttcaaattatatcaaattatcGATTTAATCACTGGCATAAAACCCTATTTCCCTTCTTCTTGAGCTGTGCCAAAATGAGAGGTTCGAAGCGTTTGGCTGTTTCGGAACCGAACCATACCGATACAAACGAAACAGTG TTTCGGAACAAAAGAATAATGGAAGGATCTCTTTTTGACGTTCATAGAGCTGAACCATCCCAGCAAACAATGGCAGTGCCATCATTGGATATGCGGCGGGCAGAGTCATCCCAGAAGCATGTGAGAGCCTTAAACACCCAGTTTGCAAG CTGGGTTCAAACACAATTACAGAATCACCCTGATGAGCTCTGGGAAGATGGTGTCAGAGATTACTTAGAACATGCTGCAGGCATTATG GAAAAGTTTAGTGATGTTGTAAACTGGATCAAAGCAAATGCCACCAAGGGGGAAAATTTGCCTGCTGATGTTGGTGCTTCTTTTGCCGGGAAAAAATTATCTCCAGATGtgactaataaagaaaataaaacttcTGGAGAAAAAACTGGGTCTACTACAGCTAGTCCTGCTTCAAATTTTGCTAGTCCTGCTATGAGTTTTGGCAGTCCTGCTATGAATTTTGGCAGTCCTGCTACAAATTTTGCTAGTCCTGCTACAAATTTTTCTAGTCCTGTTACAAATTTTGCTACTCCTCTGCCAAACTTTGCTTCTTCTGCTGCGAACTCTGCTTCTTCTGCTGCAAACTTTGCCACTCCTGCTACTTCATGGGGTGCTGGATTATTCTCAAACAGTCAAAAACCTTTTACATTTG GTACTCAAAATTCGGCTCCCTCTAATAATGATGCTTCAGATGATGTAGATGGTG AAAATGACTTGGAGCAGCCCAGCAGTCCATCAGTGAAGAAGTCAGAAGAGAAAGGTATCATAGTTGTGCATGAAGTGAAGTGCAAACTATTTGTAAAG TCAAGTGATACAGATGTTAAGAATGTATGGAAAGATAAAGGAATGGGTCAACTGTGTATTAAATGCAAAGAAGGTGTCAGCAAGGCTACCaaggagtccaaaccaacaatcatTGTTCGAAATGAG GTAGGGAAAATTCTTCTCAATGCCTTGTTGTATCCAGGAATAAAGACGCATCTACAGAAGAATACTCTTGTTGCGATATTCCACACGTCG GATATTGCTGATGGAAGTGGTGAAAATAATGATAGCGTTGTTGCACGCACCTTCTTGATAAAAGTGAAAACAGAAGAAGATCGAAATAAATTGGCATCAATAATCCAAGAATATGCTCCAGGATCTTGA
- the LOC112749543 gene encoding uncharacterized protein isoform X2 produces MQFRNKRIMEGSLFDVHRAEPSQQTMAVPSLDMRRAESSQKHVRALNTQFASWVQTQLQNHPDELWEDGVRDYLEHAAGIMEKFSDVVNWIKANATKGENLPADVGASFAGKKLSPDVTNKENKTSGEKTGSTTASPASNFASPAMSFGSPAMNFGSPATNFASPATNFSSPVTNFATPLPNFASSAANSASSAANFATPATSWGAGLFSNSQKPFTFGTQNSAPSNNDASDDVDGENDLEQPSSPSVKKSEEKGIIVVHEVKCKLFVKSSDTDVKNVWKDKGMGQLCIKCKEGVSKATKESKPTIIVRNEVGKILLNALLYPGIKTHLQKNTLVAIFHTSDIADGSGENNDSVVARTFLIKVKTEEDRNKLASIIQEYAPGS; encoded by the exons ATGCAGTTTCGGAACAAAAGAATAATGGAAGGATCTCTTTTTGACGTTCATAGAGCTGAACCATCCCAGCAAACAATGGCAGTGCCATCATTGGATATGCGGCGGGCAGAGTCATCCCAGAAGCATGTGAGAGCCTTAAACACCCAGTTTGCAAG CTGGGTTCAAACACAATTACAGAATCACCCTGATGAGCTCTGGGAAGATGGTGTCAGAGATTACTTAGAACATGCTGCAGGCATTATG GAAAAGTTTAGTGATGTTGTAAACTGGATCAAAGCAAATGCCACCAAGGGGGAAAATTTGCCTGCTGATGTTGGTGCTTCTTTTGCCGGGAAAAAATTATCTCCAGATGtgactaataaagaaaataaaacttcTGGAGAAAAAACTGGGTCTACTACAGCTAGTCCTGCTTCAAATTTTGCTAGTCCTGCTATGAGTTTTGGCAGTCCTGCTATGAATTTTGGCAGTCCTGCTACAAATTTTGCTAGTCCTGCTACAAATTTTTCTAGTCCTGTTACAAATTTTGCTACTCCTCTGCCAAACTTTGCTTCTTCTGCTGCGAACTCTGCTTCTTCTGCTGCAAACTTTGCCACTCCTGCTACTTCATGGGGTGCTGGATTATTCTCAAACAGTCAAAAACCTTTTACATTTG GTACTCAAAATTCGGCTCCCTCTAATAATGATGCTTCAGATGATGTAGATGGTG AAAATGACTTGGAGCAGCCCAGCAGTCCATCAGTGAAGAAGTCAGAAGAGAAAGGTATCATAGTTGTGCATGAAGTGAAGTGCAAACTATTTGTAAAG TCAAGTGATACAGATGTTAAGAATGTATGGAAAGATAAAGGAATGGGTCAACTGTGTATTAAATGCAAAGAAGGTGTCAGCAAGGCTACCaaggagtccaaaccaacaatcatTGTTCGAAATGAG GTAGGGAAAATTCTTCTCAATGCCTTGTTGTATCCAGGAATAAAGACGCATCTACAGAAGAATACTCTTGTTGCGATATTCCACACGTCG GATATTGCTGATGGAAGTGGTGAAAATAATGATAGCGTTGTTGCACGCACCTTCTTGATAAAAGTGAAAACAGAAGAAGATCGAAATAAATTGGCATCAATAATCCAAGAATATGCTCCAGGATCTTGA
- the LOC112749543 gene encoding uncharacterized protein isoform X3: protein MEGSLFDVHRAEPSQQTMAVPSLDMRRAESSQKHVRALNTQFASWVQTQLQNHPDELWEDGVRDYLEHAAGIMEKFSDVVNWIKANATKGENLPADVGASFAGKKLSPDVTNKENKTSGEKTGSTTASPASNFASPAMSFGSPAMNFGSPATNFASPATNFSSPVTNFATPLPNFASSAANSASSAANFATPATSWGAGLFSNSQKPFTFGTQNSAPSNNDASDDVDGENDLEQPSSPSVKKSEEKGIIVVHEVKCKLFVKSSDTDVKNVWKDKGMGQLCIKCKEGVSKATKESKPTIIVRNEVGKILLNALLYPGIKTHLQKNTLVAIFHTSDIADGSGENNDSVVARTFLIKVKTEEDRNKLASIIQEYAPGS, encoded by the exons ATGGAAGGATCTCTTTTTGACGTTCATAGAGCTGAACCATCCCAGCAAACAATGGCAGTGCCATCATTGGATATGCGGCGGGCAGAGTCATCCCAGAAGCATGTGAGAGCCTTAAACACCCAGTTTGCAAG CTGGGTTCAAACACAATTACAGAATCACCCTGATGAGCTCTGGGAAGATGGTGTCAGAGATTACTTAGAACATGCTGCAGGCATTATG GAAAAGTTTAGTGATGTTGTAAACTGGATCAAAGCAAATGCCACCAAGGGGGAAAATTTGCCTGCTGATGTTGGTGCTTCTTTTGCCGGGAAAAAATTATCTCCAGATGtgactaataaagaaaataaaacttcTGGAGAAAAAACTGGGTCTACTACAGCTAGTCCTGCTTCAAATTTTGCTAGTCCTGCTATGAGTTTTGGCAGTCCTGCTATGAATTTTGGCAGTCCTGCTACAAATTTTGCTAGTCCTGCTACAAATTTTTCTAGTCCTGTTACAAATTTTGCTACTCCTCTGCCAAACTTTGCTTCTTCTGCTGCGAACTCTGCTTCTTCTGCTGCAAACTTTGCCACTCCTGCTACTTCATGGGGTGCTGGATTATTCTCAAACAGTCAAAAACCTTTTACATTTG GTACTCAAAATTCGGCTCCCTCTAATAATGATGCTTCAGATGATGTAGATGGTG AAAATGACTTGGAGCAGCCCAGCAGTCCATCAGTGAAGAAGTCAGAAGAGAAAGGTATCATAGTTGTGCATGAAGTGAAGTGCAAACTATTTGTAAAG TCAAGTGATACAGATGTTAAGAATGTATGGAAAGATAAAGGAATGGGTCAACTGTGTATTAAATGCAAAGAAGGTGTCAGCAAGGCTACCaaggagtccaaaccaacaatcatTGTTCGAAATGAG GTAGGGAAAATTCTTCTCAATGCCTTGTTGTATCCAGGAATAAAGACGCATCTACAGAAGAATACTCTTGTTGCGATATTCCACACGTCG GATATTGCTGATGGAAGTGGTGAAAATAATGATAGCGTTGTTGCACGCACCTTCTTGATAAAAGTGAAAACAGAAGAAGATCGAAATAAATTGGCATCAATAATCCAAGAATATGCTCCAGGATCTTGA